caaacatgtctagagatagaacaccaacgcacggtgtaagaaaggtcagaacagacttcacctgctcaggaaactgaggtccttcggggtgcagggagcaattctgaggaccttttatggttgtgtggtggtatcagccatcctgtatggagtgatctgctggagcagcagcatcacggctgcagacaggaagagactaaagaaactggttaagaaagcaagctctgtcctgggctggtgttagacaggaggatgatgacaaagctgttgtctatcatggaggacatctcccaccccctgcaggaaacaggaccatcaccggcagctccttcagggacagactgcttcacccacgatgtttgaaggagatccttccttcctgcagcagtcagactgtgttcaatcaaacctgctcccagtagttcagatcacccatgaagtaagtgcaataaaatgtaaataagtcaatatgtgcaatttcacaagtttttttttttttttacaagcatttctatttcttctctaaggagaaagcatctatttatatctgtgcactgagtgctgcttttctttttactttttttcctatctgctactgccacactgaaaatttccccactgcagaatctacctatccatccatctatctatggtccatctacctccctacttatctatccatccatccatccatccatccatccatctctctcacaggtatgggggttgattcacctgttctcaatcaccttaatccacgaaggcccggttcttcattcttccgctctctgccagaccagagactttgaaaccagaacctttctcctacaattagtctggttttccctttttgttttcaccttggtttagttatcctttctgtgttggttttagtttcattcgttaaataaactccttgtaatctttgacctgtgtctgcagatgtcctgtgacaccaatgatcccatctgatatttagcatgttttcaattattggtcccatttcttaaaaaaaaaaaaaaaaaaaaaaaaaaaaaaaagccccctgaaatctgatcagataaatgaatgtgaaactactttgggtctgctgcagctgcctccctctgatcttgttcctgcccacagcacaatctgatcagtgaaacactgaaggacaacttcagcatgtaaaacataaataagcaaaggctgcaactcgtgattattttaattttaacttaactttatgtgctgttcaaaaactttattttttctgcaaatgtgtagtgattccaaatcttggttattgatctccttgattacaaaaaaaatctgtatcgacccagaaaaaaaacaaacatgtcaggcaccctatgatgttaactgtttgcctgaatgtttttgtttaaaatcctcagtaataacctttgactggttgctcttaaccctgtaaaactcactgctgcaaaaatacaacatcagcttattttttaattactattttctattatatatatctgaaataaaccctaatctggggtctgacagcagcgtgaggtcaaagaagctgccatcagctgctgcacttctgtccgtccagcagatggagccatggagctgcagtgaagtgaagagcagcacaaggcaaccaccacttccatccactgacgcattcaatttgactgacgctaatgttttattgacttccaaccactaaaccaataaaagctgcaagcagcgttggacgggtcctcgcatccgagcggcccgactggcccacgcatatccaccaggaggcgctgcaactgagagagtaaagtttcaggcagattggagcatgtacaggctacttacacagcacttcctgtttcatggcgagaaatccaaaatggccgccaagtggcgcaaagatgtgattagggccggactctgatcatacatgtaaaatttcaggcagattggagcatgtacaggctggttacacagcacttcctgtttcatggcgagaaatccaaaatggccgccaagtggcacaaagatgtgattagggccggactctgatcatgcatgtaaaatttcaggcagattggggcatgtacaggctggttacacagcacttcctgtttcatggcgagaaatccaaaatggccgccaagtggcacaaagatgtgattagggccggactctgatcatgcatgtaaaatttcaggcagactggagcatgtacaggctggttacacagcacttcctgtttcatggcgagaaatccaaaatggccgccaagtggcacaaagatgtgattagggccggactctgatcatgcatgtaaaatttcaggcagattggagcatgtacagtctggttacacagcacttcctgtttaatggcgagaaattcaaaatggccgccatgtggcgctatgactgtgagtgtatatcaacctatggacgtgattagggctggactctgatcacacatatataatttgaagcagactggagcatgtacaggctagttagacagcacttcctgtttcatggcaagacattcaaaatggccgcattccgctggtaactatggccacgccctcagacttttgcggagcgttttgataacttttgatcaaccatgactggtgtccatcctgaccaaatttgagctctctcgtggttacgctgtttgaggttatagcttttgaaaatgtccaaaaatgacaaaattgtccaaaatatgaatcatatttcaaaatggccgcattccgtggctcgccatttccacgccctcaaacttttgcagagcgttttgataacttttgatcaaccatgacgggagtacatcctggccaagtttgagctctgtcggggttaagctgtttgagtttatagcttttggaaatgtccaaaaatgacaaaattgtccaaaatatgaatcatatttcaaaatggcagCATTCCAtggctcgccatttccgcgtcctcagacttttgcggagtgttttgataacttttgatcacccatgactggagtacatcctggccaaatttcagctctctcaggattacgctgtttgagtttatagatatcaaaaaatgtccaaaaatgactcataattcaaaatggccgacttcctgttgcattatgggtaatgatgcaagaagcttttttgtgcgtcttgatgagttacatatgtgtaccgaatttcagaagtctaggtcaaacactgtctgaattttcttaattttctagggggcgctattgagccattttggcacgcacgcgtgccatttccctaaaatatcaaatttttcgccggttctgatgtgtgtggcgattttcatgcgttttcgtgtatgtttagggcgtcaaaaaggccgatttcccggcggacgaagaaaaataataataataattcttagggtttcaataggttcctcgcaccacttcgtggtgctcggaccctaataataattcctagggtttcaataggttcctcgcaccacttcgtggtgctcggaccctaataataattcctagggtttcaataggttcctcgcaccacttcgtggtgctcggaccctaataattcctagggtttcaataggttcctcgcaccacttcgtggtgctcggaccctaataataattcctagggtttcaataggttcctcgcaccacttcgtggtgctcggaccctaataattcctagggtttcaataggttcctcgcaccacttcgtggtgctcggaccctaataaaccctagcattccaatagggtcttcgcaccattcggtgctcggaccctaataataattccttgcattccaatagggtcttcgcaccagtcggtgctcggaccctaataataattccttgcattccaatagggtcttcgcaccagtcggtgctcggaccctaataataattccttgcattccaatagggtcttcgcaccagtcggtgctcggaccctaataataattccttgcattccaatagggtcttcgcaccagtcggtgctcggaccctaataataataataataataaaccctagcatttcaatagggtcttcgcaccattcggtgctcggaccctaattacaCTTATACCAGTCAAGATTCAGCTTCTGCACTGGAAAAGCACCCCAGCGATTGAGGTTAATCCACCTAAGTGAATATGATgagctttgacatttttagtttttcagaaaataacGTAGAACTGGgtgaaattatttttcaaaataatctgtatttgAGTTGACTAATTTTCTACATATAACTATAGGATTTAAGTGCCACATAATAAGGCCAGAAAAAACATGGGGTCACATGTCAAATATAGTGTGGCAGATAAGACAGGTAACAAAATACAATATACCCTGATAAATTGAACAGCCTATTAAAATCCTAATATGCGTTGTTGTAGCTCCCTCTTTTGGATTTCTAGGATGTCTTCTCCAAGGACTGTACAATAGCATATTAAGGTGAAAAACACGACCATTCCTATTGCCACCAAGTGGCGCTACGACTGTGAATGGATATTTGCATAAGGATGTCATTAGCCCATCATTGATATATCCCTGACTATgataatcataaaaaaaaatcctcctagAATTTATTATATGGAAagtaatgttttgtgtttttttttcataaaaaaaaacagcagtggcaaaatgtaaacaaacccaTTTCATGGTTAAAATCCTGAATATTTGCTATGATCAGGAATAATGTTGGTTAAAAATTGTACTcagtgaaaatggaaaataacataTAACATACTTATggcagtttttgacatttttaaaggacCTCtgtgtaagtttttttttaaaaactggaacTCAAGAGTTAATTAACTGTTAAACAGTTATAATTTTCTAAGTAACTAAATAACTTCCAAATAACTCAAATATAAGTGTTTTGGCAAAACAGACTTAAATATGGTCCAGCTAATGTGCAGCAATCCGTCATCTATCCAAAACTTTATGACTTTATAACTTTACTAAATGACAATTTTGTACACATAATGGATGAAATGATAAAGAATTTGACCACATTCTcaacaatattacaaaatggTTCCTTTAATAGAAAACCAATCTGACTTCACTCAAATGTTCATATTGTCAAGCTGGTTTTACATTATTGTTGAAGAAAAGTCTTGTTTTCTTGACATGGCTCCTCCCATCTTGTGCAAAATGCTGCTGGTCTTgtgaatgaacaaaaaaataataaatcaacaaTGGGCTCCACTGAAACCAGAAAGTGCTCTGTCACAGAACTGTCGCATGTCAACCCAAATGGCTCAGAATTCCTGCAGCAAAGCAGATTCCTACAGGCTGGATTTGTCACCATCAGACTGATGTAAAGCTTTTAAAAGAGCAGGGCCACAATACAAGAAATAAACCCAACTAATCCCATCAAAGCTCAAAATATCTCTGTGGCAGTGCCAGTCCTAACAGCTGGCTACATCTGGAGGATCATACTGCATACAATCTGTTCAAAATGTAGCAGTAAACTGTAAGGCAGTATCTGGACTCTGCtttttttgctcactgttgAACCTCAGATGATTTGAAGGCAGTGAGGATCCTGTGTCAGATGGTCCAGAGATGCGGCCTGAGTCTGCTTTGCAGaaatccctgtttttttttttttcccaaacatGAGACACGAAACAAGAGCGGAGAAATCTGCATCAAAGGAATCCCCTTTGGTGTGTAAACTAAGAAACTAACAAAACTTCTTGGCTGGTGTTCAGGTCTCCAAACAACCATATTCCAAAGCTAATTCTTTACACCTAATTAAACAGAGTCTTATGTACATAACAGGCACAGCAACAACACGAGGAAAAAACAGCACCATGTTGAGCTCCAGTGAATGTTGTGTGCCTTCTTTAACATGTGGCCCAAAGTCCGTATAACAACTCATCATTGAGTCAGTCAAAAAAAGGTAACGGCAGATCTGAAGAGCTTGTGCATCTGAGAGAAACAgcttaaaaataccaaattatTCAGTTCATAATGAATCAAAATAAATCGGAGGCAGCACCTGGAAAAAAACTCCACTATGACGGCAAActaaatacactatattgccaaaagtattcgctcacttgccttgactcgcatatgaatgtaagtgacatcccattcctaatccatagggttcaatatgacgtcagtccaccctttgcagctataacagcttcaactcttctgggaaggctgtccacaaggtttgggagtgtgtttatgggaatttttgaccattcttccagaagcacatttgtgaggtcacacactgatgttggaccagaaggcctggctctcagtctccgctctaattcatcccaaaggtgttctatcaggttgaggtcaggactctgtgcaggccagtcaagttcatccacaccagactctgtcatccatgtctttatggaccttgctttgtgcactggtgcacagtcatgttggaagaggaaagggccagctccaaactgttcccacaaagttgtgagcatggaattgtccaaaatgtcttggtatgctgaagcattcagagttcctttcactggaactaaggggccaagcccagctcctgaaaaacaaccccacaccataactATGTGCCTCATCATCCGCTGATCCCGTGGTaggtcagtttacgtggcctaccacttggtggctgagttgctgtcattcccacacacttccactttcttataatacagctgacagttgactgtggaatatttaggagcgaggaaatgtcacgactggatttgttgcacaggtggcatcctatcacagttccatgctggaattcactgagctcctgagagcgacccattctttcacaaatgtttgtaaatcagtctgcatgcctaggtgcttgattttatacatcTGTGGCTATGGAAgagattggaacacctgattctgattatttggatgggtgagcgaatacttttggcaatatggTGTATCTTTGATTTGAGAATGTAATTTTGAGCACTGATCATCTTTTCTCAaattttacagaccaaacaactatCCAATTAACAGAGAAAATAACCAACAGATTATTCTACAATGAAATAATTGTCATTCGCAGCCCTGTTCAACTGGtaataaaaacagctgtttcATTGTGAGAAGTATCTTCGCTTCTCGAGCCTCACAAATACTAAACTCAGCAAGTAATCGACAGACTTCAAAATAGAGGCACAAGTTATGCTCGTGTTGTGTTCAGATTTCACAATTCTGCATTGCTGAATCTTAAAGGAGGTGGAGCTTgaagtgtgtctttgttgtcctGGGATCAGCAGAGCAGAGATGCATGATAGGAAAGAGGAAAACGTCAAGTCTGCAAGAGATCGCTGTAAGAAAGGAGCAGAGCTGCATCGAAATGAGGGTTTCTGAGGAATAAAAACATCTAGCAccagtagtttaaaaaaaaaacctgtactGGACATGTGTGTACATGCACACCAGAGTCAAGGTTCTCATAAAACTGAAGTAGATTCCTGTGAACTGTTGAGGTACAGAGCAGGTGATCACGCCTGTGACTCCTAACCGAGAAACCAATGAGCATGTAAACACACTCTGTatgaaaagaaaacctttgGTGGAGCTGAGCGTGCCTGGAAGGTCACTGATTGGTGCTTCACACTGAGGAAGATGATCCCATCTGAGGTTTGTTAACTGAACTATGGAGAGAACACAAAATAAACCATCATGAAACTACGGGTCAGGATGAATTCTTGCATGTGATCGATGTAACGATGTTGAAGGAAAGTGGCACCAAAGAACACAGTACTGAACGTGGATTAGTCCACCACTGAAAATAGTCCCAAACAACTGAAATCAAATTAGTTGTGAGCAGAACTGAGAAATTATAGTGGAGAAAATACATTAAGCATTGAGCAACACATTGTTTTAGGTCTTTCATGGAATTTTGTCTATTTCCCGAAAATGTCTCCATACAAGGGGTTGGGTGATTATCTGATCTGACCTTTATCATTTTCCCCAGTCATCagcatctgtatttttataaccGATTTCTgataaataaatttaacaatgtgaaacagaaattttaatttttactgcaaatgtatatatcattttaaaataacatatcCCTCTCCTTGATTGAATTTGTTTTGTGCTCACTCCATAGTTTCAAATAAACTTGGTTGGctggaaacaaagaaatgacacAGCAACTGCAGCACCTTTGAGTTTCAGAGCTAAAGCTCTGGATATATCTACAGCATCAGGACACACAACAtggaaaaacaagtaaatattCATAATTCAAAGCTTCAAGCTTTTAACAAGTTGAGACGTTTTTAGCGCCTCTGAAGTGTCTCTTTGACTCAGATCTGTgaaaaagtggaaaacaaaTGACTTCCGAGATTAAAAGTTCATCTTGTTCCTGATGTAACCTGCCTTTGAAGACGTTATCCCTGCAGTAACCTGTGTGTTTGACACCTGTTTGTTTGTCGCCTCAGTTTCCTGTCCTATTTGGGGATGTCTGATCGACGGTTAGTTTAAAACCAATCTGACGTGTTCTGCTCGGCTTTTCTGTCGCAGCTCCTCAGCTCCCCTCCTGCTGGTTTCCATTCTCCAGGCAGCCGTTGCTCGTCTCATCACTACAGACTTTATACTCGGATggatcaggatcaggatcgGGGTCCAGCTCCGGCTGGGACTCCACGGCCGTTTCCCagtcctcttcttcttcctcctcgtcttcttcCCCGTCTCCGTGAGCTGCCTGGCTCTGGAGGAGGCGGAGGCGGGCCATGGCCTGGTTGATGGTCAGTGTGCTGATCAGGTTGAAGTCGTGCATGCTGATCAGGTGCAGCAGGAAGTTGCGACAAAGACTGTGTTTGACGATGACGGCAGCGTGGTTTTCAGCAAACAGCAGGCAGGCCTCGTTCATCTGGTTGTCTGCTATGAAGCTGGAAGGAGGACAGAATAGTCAGGAGAGACTTCATCCATTAATCCTGAAACCTTATAATATTGCACAGACTAAACTTTGCCCTTCCAGCACtcaaacatttttctgctgtctgtGCTTCACAAGCatcacagaaagcagaaaaatggtTGAATGTGATGTTAATCAAcataaaaatgagtttttaatttcttttttaattaatcattaaaaaagaatCAAGTTCTTCTGACAAGAGCTTTGCGCTCTACAGTAAAATAGAAAGCATTATGTCCTACTAAATACACACCCATGCTTCATGACGTGCAGGTTCCACAGCTTCATGATCTCCTTCTCCCCTTCGTTTACGTCAGTGAACTCCTCAATTTGCTGCAATGAGAGTCAGTGTTAGACAGGATCTAGATTTAGGTAGTTTCAAAGTAACCTTCACATAACAGCAACGCAGGAACACAACATCCGGCACACTACACAGAATCACTAACACCCTTCTCTAGTCtagaaaatgttgcaaaaacacagcagcttatCAGAGTTAACAAGACGATGTTTACCAGAAATCTGTACTTTCCTGCACATTTCTGCCAAAGAAAGGGATGTTTATCTTGAAGCTCACCTGTATTTATACCTGACACCTTAAAGGTGGGTGCTTTATTCAGCTATGACTACAAACAGTGTCACTCTGTGATGGAGGGGGGAAGGGTTTGAGAAAGGCCCAATGTGACACCTTTAAACTGTAACCAAATACTCAATCCCAGATATTCTATGTAAAGTGGAAATCCTCACTTTCGATATTTCTGCTTCATAAATAATCTCAAAATTTACTTCAAAATTATTGCTAATTGACTTTCTGTCAGTAAACTGATTGTTTATGTACAGATGAGGTGGTAATTAGCAAACCTGCAACAGAcagattgaaaaaaataactgtctAATTTGAGGGCTGCAATTGTGCAGATGTTGTGACTTTTAGTCTCTGTCctggtttttcctggctcagaatgggcCCTAGTGGGACGACTACACACAGTAAGCCCCATCGGTTTGtgtacaaaaaagacaaagagtcTGTCTTAACTCACTTGATAGAAATCTCTGtattttccagttatttctgaccatttgataaGAAAAAACGTCTGTTATATTTGTATAAATAACACACTGATTATTCTCAGTTTTCATCACCGTGGTGCTGTTGATTTTCCTTTGGCACCGTCTTACACCTCCTTCTGGAGCTGTGCCAAAAATTCTTCTGTGCAGGAAAAACTCTGTGAGGAGTGTCCATGCCTGGGTTTGTTCAGCTGTAACTGACCTTAACTGTCTTCTCTTTGAGCCAGTCAGGGTCCCTCTCATCCTCACTGTCCATTTCCATCTCCTGAGGCCTGAGTGGCAGGCAGCAGTCGCTGTGGAAGTACAGGCGGTTGTGTCCACTGATGTATGTCCTCTGCTGCTCCCGATCGCCATCCTCCGACTCCAGGAACTCAGACAGACTTGGCTTCGTCCTCTTTGGTCTGAACagacaagacagaaaagaacagcTGATTATCCTCAGATATTCTTGGCACTCTGAGCAGGatgtaaatcaataaaaagtgGAAGTGAGTGGTACCTGCAGACCAGAATGTGGGTGACAGCAGTCCTCTTCACGGGACCGTTCCTGCTGAAGGCAAAGCCCGGCTGGCTGTGGATGTCCTGAGGGTTTCCTGCATATGAACCGTCGTAACACTCGTTGATGGAGACCTCGATTTTTGCTCCTTTAGGATGGGGCTGTCAAACGTCAAAAAGACCAAAGATCTATTCAGTTCACGACATCTAAACATGTATGTAATTATAGCAAAGTACAGAGTCATGAGCAGGAGGGCTTCGATGATTGGAGATGTTGACAAATCAATATACCAGAAACACGTTTATGATCGGAATGTTGAATTATTAATGCTCATCATGGCCTCTGTCTGAGCTATAtcgttttttttaatgtgttcttGTCATTCAGCGGGAAACTAGAGATGACGCAGCATTTGCGTCAGGAACCCAAAGGTATGGATCAAACTGCCTAAAGAAATCAGGTCAGCAGTCAGTGACCTCTTTTAAATCTCTTGTGAAAACATACTGTTATTGAAGAGCCTTTCCAAGTTTCATTTGGTTTTTGAGtctgcatttatgtttaaaagctccttacTGACACAATGTTAGTGTATTCTGTATTTAtccattttatatatttgtgaAGCGCTTTGTAACATGATTTTGCAAAGTGCTCTACAAACCAATAAAAACGCAATTGCTTGCATGAGGCAGCGATAAAGCATTAGTCAGAAACTTTAGCAACCGaccatggaaaaaaaaaactcaataaataaagtcttttttcagttcaaagaaatacaaattgttgtaaaatacccttatgaaaatgtgtttaatttaatcaaatgtgTTAACCGGCTGGACAAAATATTCTTTGTGATTTCTTTAGGTTATCAGCTGTTCTTTataaacatgaacacaaacGAAGTCGTTCCTTCCCCAGAAAGTCAGTGTGAGCCTGTCTTACCACATAGTTGAAGACGAAGCGGGAGTGGGACAGTTTGAGGTGTTTGAGCAGACTGTACAGCTTCCTGCAGTTGAGGGTGCACCACGGACAGTGGAGGTCGTCTCTGGCCTCGGTCTGCTGCCGCGTGTTGTTGTTATACTGGaactagacacaaaaacagagacagttATTGCTGAGTGAATCCGATGCAGAGACAAAGGCTGACATGGTAGCTACTGAGAAATTAGTTGTTCCTCAGTGAGACTAACTCAGAATTCCTTCAATCATGACATCTGAGTAGAAGAATTACACTGCAGCATATATTCCCACTAAAAGCACTGATGCTAATGAAACAAGTTACCAGTATCTCTTATGTTTAAAACTATAGCCTTAGTGTGCAGAAATGTCGGATTGTCCATgtttgaaattacaaaaattacaaaaaaaatgccaaatgcaATAAGTTCGACACTGTGAATGAAGGAATATGACCCTTTTCTGATCTCTGTTTTGATTTCAAATCTTTCAAGCAAAATTATGGAGAAGTGTCATCAATTTTGATGACAAAGCTGTGATAAACCTGAGATAGGATCAAATGTGGGTGAACTATGCAGTGTAGACATCAGGTGAGACTCTAACCTGGTAGAAGATTCGTAGCTTCTGTCGGGGCTCAGCTAAGATTTGTTCTCTTCTGGTTTGCACGTCTGCATTTAAAGATTCTTTAACAGCTGCAgccaggaggagaaacacaacatcagtcAGATTAATTAAGACAATCAGCACCACTTTCACCACTAACTTTACTACATTTAGTTAAACACACTGCTTGTTTATAGCGCTGCTGAGTCTTGCTcaccgagtgtgtgtgtggctctCAGGGTGCTGGGTCTGGTGTCCTGGTTGGTCTCAGAGTTGCGGGTGGCCAGTGGTTTAGCCACGGGTGCAGTGGATCGATCAGTGGAGTCGCTGGTCCAGCGCAGGGTGAACTGTAGGGTTGGACCCTGAGAGAAACTCTCAAACGGAGGCAAACGCTGCAGAAAAAGACCACTTGTTTGCCCTTCACTTGCATAagtattattatttagtttCATCATGTTCCCGGTGAATGTATTTCTGTGTTAAAGGGACACCCTTAATGTGCAATCTCAGGCTTACTAACTTAGCCGATAGCAATGGTAACTGTCTCACCCTCTGATTCCCTTTTTCtgtcctgctcagtgtg
This portion of the Amphiprion ocellaris isolate individual 3 ecotype Okinawa chromosome 19, ASM2253959v1, whole genome shotgun sequence genome encodes:
- the LOC111576399 gene encoding polycomb protein suz12-B-like, with translation MAPHKQSSSGGSHPVGFGSGGKANGLYQSSSAVMAAAKKPNMQLIQADHELFLQAFEKPTQIYRFLRTRNLIAPIFLHRTLTYMSHRNSRNNVKRKSSKVDNLLFKVEKMRGEQETHSLTSNLQLTFTGFFQKAGKPSQDSENEQNSVSLEVLLVKVCHKKRKDVSCPVKQVPTGKKQVPLNPDTSAGVQAKTGSFPSLLVPSIEFEPSNSHMVKSYSLLFRVSRPGCPRTQINGLANGENHHSRDFSEEVVNRKRRSSSLREEGETTFVAQMTVFDKNRRLQLLDGEYEVSMQEMEECPVNKKRATWETILDGKRLPPFESFSQGPTLQFTLRWTSDSTDRSTAPVAKPLATRNSETNQDTRPSTLRATHTLAVKESLNADVQTRREQILAEPRQKLRIFYQFQYNNNTRQQTEARDDLHCPWCTLNCRKLYSLLKHLKLSHSRFVFNYVPHPKGAKIEVSINECYDGSYAGNPQDIHSQPGFAFSRNGPVKRTAVTHILVCRPKRTKPSLSEFLESEDGDREQQRTYISGHNRLYFHSDCCLPLRPQEMEMDSEDERDPDWLKEKTVKQIEEFTDVNEGEKEIMKLWNLHVMKHGFIADNQMNEACLLFAENHAAVIVKHSLCRNFLLHLISMHDFNLISTLTINQAMARLRLLQSQAAHGDGEEDEEEEEEDWETAVESQPELDPDPDPDPSEYKVCSDETSNGCLENGNQQEGS